The DNA segment GGAAGGAAAATGCTTCCGAAAAGTTGCCAGCCAAGGCAGCTGACTGTTATTCTTATACAGTGAAACAGCACTGTGTTGTGCTTACCTTGAGTATTCCTGATTGAACAGTATAACTCACACCCCATGGCAATCGTACTGGAGTTCTAGGATGTACAGCAACATTTCAATATTCCTTCATTTGCAACTTAGTCAATTAGTTGGACAGGGAAAAATGCACCTCCTCTCTTTTCTAAATTCCCCACCTCAAAGTTCAATAAAATACTATTGATCAAgcaaataaataaggaaaaaataccccaaaagaaaacagaggcttCAGAATTGCCCAGTTTGATAAAGAATAGAAATAGCCAGGTTGCAGGAAAGTTAAATTTGCTAATtgtggaaaggaagaataagATTAGTTTACTTGCTTATTATATTAAAACTGAAGTCATAGTGCTGGCATTGTGCCATGCAGAACAGTTACCAAAGTCAGCAGGATATGCTGTGTGCACCAGTGGTACCAGTAACATCATGCATTCtcattgaattttaaataaaaaaatgcaatgactCAACATATTCATTTCCTTACAGCTAACTCTATTGCTCCTTCAACTTCCAAGGCCACATGACGATGGACATCTTCAATTACagcaaggaagggaaaaggtaaataaaatacTGTCTGACTTCCATAACATCTGACAGCAGGTACCATTTTTCTGTTAGTTAAAACCTGTTTTAAACCCTGCTGGTCCCGAAGAGTCAACACAGATGATCAAAGGTTACAGAATCATTCGTCTCACTTTGTGGAAGTAGctattttccttgatttttaatgtttccagcCTCTGTCTTAGTCTACTATGCTGAAGATGAGTAATGTTACGGAAAAAATAGTGTCATAAATTCTAAAACCCAAAATTCTTCAAATGCTACTTGTGTTAAAAAGGACCAATTTAAATCAAATCATGAACTTTGGCTTAAATGCTCAATTTAAGAAGCTTAATAATGTGAATGTTCTGTATATTTATGGCTCTTGTCttcaaatttaaattttcttctggttttgtcattATTTATCCCTTTTATAAATGTTGTTACAATTATACACATTTTCAGATACAGAATCACAGCTAGAAATTCCCCAGTACATTTTACAGTCTGAAACATGTAATATTCAGCCTTCCAACTAATAACTTCCATGGCATGTTTTATAATTACACAATAAATCAGAGACTGCCACAGTTCAAGTATAATTTTAAGCTGTTTTACAATATTTCCTGACTCTTTTGAATTGTATCAAGGATGGAAAATGCATGATCTAGCTATGTACAACcacaaatgacaaaaaaagactCTTTCCCCCAGTTACTGGAGTGCCCCAAAAGAGACAACAGAATGTTAAAGAGCAGCAACACAAGTACATGGGATACCGGAGCTGCAcggaaaggctgaaagagttgtcgttgttcagcctggagaagagaaggctccagggagaccttatagtggccttccagtacttaaatggGGCTTATAGGAAAGAGGGAGATAGACTTTTTAGCAGAGTCAGTTGTGATGGGAGAAAgggtagtggttttaaactgaaaggggGTAGGTTTAGgctagaaataaggaagaaatcttttacaataagggtggtgaaacaccaAACAGGTTGCACTGGAGAAATGGTAGGTGGCCCACACCTGGAAACATTCAATGTTAGGTTGCACtgggttctgagcaacctgacttggttgaagatgtccctgctaaCTGCAGGATGCATGGACTacatgacctttaaaggtcccttccgatCAGAAGCATTTTGTGACTCTATGTTGCAGTCCAGCAattaagagaaggaaagaaaatatcccaTGGCACAAGCTTGCAGAATGAGCAATCCATTACCAACAAGGACTGTGTGGCTTTTGCAACACAGTGTGTTgtttaaacccttccaggagGGTTTATGTGGTAAGGGACTAAGCTGAGAGCAGGAGAGTGAGCATCTGCAGTGCAAGCTGGAAGAACAATTCTGCACGCTCACACAGCATCTCCTAGTACCTGTCTCAAGTGCTTCTGCAGCTGCTAACATGTAAATGATGGAGTCCTACAAAATTAGGATAATTTTTCTCTCAGATCctgtttctgtttgaagaaTAATGTTCTAttatttattctggttttgttgtatATGCTTTAGGTGTTACTTTAGCCTTTCCAATGCAGACAAAAATTTGTAGTGGCATCAGGGATAAATTCCTAGAGTTCAAAATCTCTAAGTAATAGCTTAGATGCAAAGACACAGCTAAGTTGAAGGGTTTTGTACACCAGATCTTGATATCCACATGTCCTCACAGGACTGTAACCTCAGGCTTGCTGAGACCTGTTACAGCCTGACATCTGAAATGAccaagagggtttttttgctgggTGCCTTTCTGTGTATGATGCAGCAGCCCAGCAAAGTGCTAATGCCTTGTTTGCATCACTGGAGTTCTGCTggtaatttaattaaaaatgcacatCCCTCACATGTGCTTACACTAATTTGATTTCCACTAATCAAATTCTGAATTCATAATTCCCAAGTTTTGGCATCTCCCCAAATTTTACAAGTCCTGTATTGACATCTGGCTGCATTTTTGCCACATAATATAGACAGCATGACTGCTTTTTGATTAAGAGAGTAATTTGTGCTACAGGCTACCCTGGGCTGCCAAAACAGTCAACAAGGAAAAGTTATGGCAAAGTCTATGCACGTGCAGAAAACCTGTGTGATCTCCTACACCCACTGCTGTTATTCAGACTGGAGGTCATGCCATATAAAGGCCCTAAAACCACCTTCTAGTAGCCCAGGTAACctaatttctttagaaaatagGATGGGAAGCTACTGTGggatgaagaaatgctttgggaACGTGGCTGCAAGGCATCCCAGGGAGAAGGGGTGGTACCACAGCACACAGAAGCAGTACACagggggctggggctggctgtGTCACCTTTCCCCTACACCTCCTTCTCCTGAGACTCCTTGCTCTGTACCTGAGGCAGCCTAGTATGGTGTTATCCCTCACACTTTCAGCATCCAAACACTGGGACTAGCGTTACGGATAAAGGCTATGGTATGGGTGATACCTAAAATTTACACGAGGTCAACAGGAATTTGATGGACCTGTGATGTCTTCTTGAATTGTTATAGTCAGGCCCCTTGATGCTACTCTATAAACAATGTTGAAGGGGCTTGCCTAATCATTCAGTGTTACACTCTTTGACTTCTAACATGTTTTTGCTGCTAGTGCAGTAGCTTTAGTTCATAGTATGTCTATTCTGAAATGATCAATCTGTATTGAACAAGATCCTGCATATTATCCCTGTTATGTCTGGTACCTCTATGTCACAGCTCACGTAAGGAATTCAGCATCTACATTACAAGTTTAAGTGGAACTGTGAGGATTTGCCTTTAGGAATAGCACCACTAGTTTATGAAGAACAGGGTAAGGTAGACCTGGTGCATTGAATTGTGGCAACCTTTACAAGAATATGGCCTGGTATTTCCAAgatttgctgtgaaaaaaaggaaacacgGGTGTTGTAACTTCTCGAAGATTGCGCTGTGGTTGTCACTAGTTGTGTAAGTGAATAAGAGAACTCCTATAGTCTAGAAATTTCCAAAATTATACATTTCATGGTGCAATCATTGTctgttgcttttgctgtgtATTCTCACAGTCTGCCTTAGTAATTTCTGTTGGGGTGAACACAGGAAGGTAGACTTGGGCAAAAAGAGGCACAAGAGACTATTAGGATAGTGGTGCAGAATTATAAGATCCCAGGATTTATGTCTGATAGGGCTGGTAACAGCATTTAGATCAAGCCACCTATTCCAGACCGTTCGCTAAGATTCTCACCTCTTTACTGTCCTTATAATATCCCAGTGGAGGTAAAAGGAGCACATCCTGCACTTGTAAGGCATTTTCAGAccctcagcacagcagagacTCTGTAAACAGAGCACATTAGCACCTGcctcctgttttctcttcttagcACAgcccataaaaaaaaagttacatctTAAAAGCCAGCTTAGAGAAAAGGAAGCCAGGCCTTTGTACTTTGTCATCATGTTTCATACTACTTTAGAACAAAAGGAGCCTAAGGCTAAGGCCAAAACTGCTTTCAGTTACAAACAGCTTGCAGGTGTGGGTAGAGTTCAGCCTAAAATAAGTGGaggcaaaagcaagaaaaaagcagcttaaaaatGTGGTGtcagcaggagaaaataaactctGTGGGGCACTGGTTTTCTAAAGCCTTGGTCTGTAATCAACACAGCTTATTACTGTAGCTGCGCACAGTGTTGCAAATGGCACTTGGATGAACATATTCTGTCTTTCCATCATGCCTGCTACTTAACAAATTGTCTGCCCAAATTGCTGAACCATGCGTATTGTGGCAAAGAAGAGGGAAGCAGCAAGCATCCTTTGTTGGGATGGACAGCCAGTATCAAGCTCTCAGTCAGTGATTTTTCAGCCACCTCCATTTTATACCACTACAGTTCTACTGTGGAGGTACAGGTCTTTGTGTAGATGCCTCCTTCCCCTGCAGCGATAATCatattgctttcctttccctctcagCCTACAGCACACACCTGATTCCAAAGTCCATAGACCACATTTTGGAAATCAGTCTCCCaaacaatttaattttgtgCACTTACATTTACGCTTCATCCTTTCTAGAAAAAGTCACTTTCGCGTAATGTCTCTGTACAGTCCTTAAACAGCAGTGATGTTATTATTGCAGTACATGGGACAATCCACCCTGCAGCTGAGGTTACAGAAGGAAGTGACAACATATCTGAGATGAGCTAGCAGCATCTGACCACACATCATGCTGCAAAGTACATCACAAGTTCTGGCTCCCATTCAAATTCGCTTTGGAGTCTTGATATGGGATTAAAGGTAGCTGAATGTCTGCACTTCTTTGCTGTAAGAAATGTTTCAAAGTGTTGGGGTGTAGTAAGATGTTGTAAGCCACGATCTATGCTGATCTCTATGTGGAAGCACTCAGGAGTTAGATAAGgatttacaaaattatttgtggCTTGGCTGAGTAAAGGGCTGATATTCCTAAAGTTTTAGGCAGTGCTTAAGCATGGAAGTGCAAGACCAGAATGCTGAAAAGACTTGACCCTTTGTTCCCTAATCCAGAAACTTCCCAAACTTCAGACATACATTACTTTTTCACTTTAGGATTATTCAGTGGCCTCTATTCGTGCTCCTCAAGGgtctgcttcctttctgttgGGATAGGTAGGCATTTCTCACTCCACAGAAGCAAAATCCCTAAACTGATGATGGGATAAGTGCCTCCTTCCTCAGAGAAGACATTCTTGCCTGAAGTGCGAAAAAACTGCTAGTAGAAATTATGGCCTCACATAGTGATTCGTACTGTTAAAACACTACTAAATGCCAAGAGCTGCTTTAGTCCAACTTATAGTCTGAAATTGTTATGGTACAGTATGGTGCCTGAATTGTATGCATTATAGAGGAGACAGATATAgtgaaagaagagaataaaacaaaccaacaggTTGTTTAAAGTAAAATAGTCTTTGCCATGCTGTAGTCTAGTACCGGGCTAAATGTTCTTCCATCCATGGCCTACTGTGGTTTCCCAAGATCAACCTGACACACTTAATGACCTCTTCTCTCAGTGCTACCATATGTAAGATGCTTAAATTAACGTATTATTTTCTATCACATACATCAGTTTACATATGACATGTATGTGGCAGACAAAGTCCTATCAGTCCTATCTGTATCAGCAGTTTATAGTGCAATTAGTCAGAGGAAAattgaaagtgaagaaaaaggaagatttccAGACACAGAAGGAAATGGGCAGGACACAATGAGCAAGAAAAAAGGCCTAATACTTCTTCCCCCACCCAAGACATACGTATATAAACAGTGAGAAAGTGATTTCCCTGCTTGCTGTCTGCCACTCATTTGCTGCATCTCTTTGGGACCACACACCAACTCTCCAAGATGTGGGCAAAGGTAAAATCTTGTTTCTTAGCACTGTAAGATGCACTTCTCTTTTTAAGCTTTTGCATCCTTGTCTGTTTCCATAGGTGAACAACACACCATGGGATATGTAGTTCACCTGCTTTAAATGACCTGTGTACCTCAAGATAGTCTTAAAGCTTTAGTAGAAATCTGAATGAGTACTTGTCTGAAACAATGAGTACAATTCTGGTCACCATTACCAGGAAAGAGAAATCCCATGCGGACAATGCAATGAAAAGCCACTAGCATAGTAAGAGTGAGTTGGTCTTTTAAAAGAGAGAGCAACACAGTTTGGTTTGTTTAACTCAGAAAAATGAAGGCCAAGAGGAAAAATCATCATCTATTTGGATATGTGCAGGGGAgcagaaaaaagggaaggacGAGGAGAAATGGAAGGAGACAATTTCCAAAGATAGAGAAGAGCTATATTCAGTAATGCCAGTATAAAAAGAACAAGCATGTGCATAGATGGGTTGTAAATAATATATACCTCTACAGGAGAACGTTTCTGATGGTCAGAGGAGGGAAGTTCTAGACTGGTTTGTAATAGAGGTCTTAACAGCAGCTAACAGCTCCAGCCAAGAAGCAAGCTGACTTTGTGCAATGGGTCAATTCTCAATAAGAAAgcaagtaaacaaacaaacaaacaaaaatagaaacataATTCCCAGACCAGCAAAAGCCAGGAAAAAGTAGCCACTGATTTTCAAAAAGTGAGATCTTGTCTTGGAGAAAAGCTGGGACTCCAGCTGAGCATGAATTAGATGGGAGCTGGAAGCTAGATGCAATGGGTGCGAGTTAGAACAGCCAAGTCCTGCCTCCCACTGAGCTCCAAGCTCAGCAAGATTTGTGATAGTAATTCTGCTACTCAGGGAAATTAAATCCTGCCTCCTTGTGTGGTAGTGGCTGCACTGGATTGAAATCGCACTTTTCCGCTGATTTCAATAGCAATAAGAAGGTGCTATGGAAAGCCAGATGTGTTttgcttctatttcttttatatatatgtatgtgtgtatagATATCTACATCTATCTATCTGTATCTTGCAAAATTTCATGACCTGCAGTGCTTACCTTCAAGGACTCAAGTCAGGGGGGaggcagcagaaatgcagaacagaCTTGATGAAAGtataagtaaaatataaataacacCAATGCATTTCTGGgaataaaaagaggaagaatCAAACCTTAACTTTGTTGCATCACATGTAAGCAGGGGAAGGACAACAGAACAACCCAACCGAAATGGCCAGAATGCTAAGCACTAGCctgaaactgaaagcaaaaaaaaaaaaaaagaaaaaattatctacttctttcttgttttatcCCCTCACAGACAATTACAGGAAATTTTGCCAATGTAATTCATGGTTTGAATGCAAACCACTTGACAGATCAAGTTATTCAGAGAAGCAAGCGAATGATTCTGGATACTCTTGGAGTGGGGCTTCTGGGTACCAGAACCGAGGTCTGCCACAAAGTGACACAGTACAGCAAGGTAATATGTCTGTCATTCAGAGCGCACCTGAAAgtttagctttcagaaaagcaaggaaaaatttGGGCTATAAGGGGAAACTTTGTCATGATGAAATTCTTCTGGGGATGGAAAGAGACACACGGTGTTCTTCCCACGGAAGACAGGGAAACTTCATTTCTTGAGTTACTTTTAACTTTGGATGGGCAAAACGCTGTGTAACGGTTTGTATGCTAAGATATCCTACTGCAAACACAGTTAATGAAGaatcccttcctttctttcacctttgagatttccttaaaaacatcagcaaaataaaaaacacttctCACCTGATGTGCAAAAGTGAGAGACGGAGAGTTAGTAGTGAGTTGCTTCCTGTTCAAAAACCATAATTATTGTCTGAGGTACATTAGTCACATTTCTCCTCCTGTCTTACTCCTTAAACTAGAGGAGTACCTTACCCTAAGGAGAAGCCTTCACAACACAGGAGTGCACCAATGAGTTTAGCCCACTGTTTCATAAGCCAGACCTGCTTAGTTGGACTTGGGCTCCAGAGCTTTGTGTGCCAATAAGCCTCTTTGCACAGATATCCCTACTTCCCAAACTGTGGTAATTTATGCCCTTTTATTGATTTCCATAAAGATATCTTCATTGACTGAAAGATCTGCACAGCAAAACGAAAGGAACAGCGGCTTTCAGCACCAGGAGGCCACACGTCCTTTACTCAGTGGCTTACTAAATTGAAGGAAACTAGAACCCTTAGCCTGAAATCTTCCctaacaatcatagaatcacagaaacattaaggttagaaaagacctctaagatcaccaagtctGACAAGGTGTTAACAAGGAAACTGCCAATGGGCTGTGAGACATCAATGGACAGAGGTTTTGTGAAGGTATTGGATGGCGAGATGGATGGTGTGGTCTCCTGAGATCTATTTGGGTGAAAAGGGACATGAGTCAACAGCAAAATgagtttcttttcttactttctgaaagaaatgtatttttctcgTTAAAGAGAACAGTTGGGTCCCAAGGGGGTACGGTCTGATCTCAGTTACGTTCTTGAGTTCAGGGCTTCGAATTAATTGATGTAAATTTGTTTCAGATCTACAGCTCAGATACATCCAGCACCATCTGGGGCCACTTGGATTTCCAACTGCCTCCTCTGTATGCAGCTTTTGTGAATGGAGTGGCTGTAAGTGATGTTCTTTTATTCACTCTTAAATCACACTAATTGATGCCATTCTTGCTCTAGAGGGAACAGAATGCTcctaaaaatctttatttaagtAGGCTATTCTTCTGATGTGTTTCAACTTTCTTGCAATGAGACCGAGTTCAAGGTATAACATATAAATCTGCTCCGACTCAACAGCATCGCTTACCTTTCATGTGGTACTTGGGGGCTAGTCAGAACTCTACAGCTTGTTATACCTTGCTACAGCCACATTACAGAGAGATACTCCAGCTCTCACTGATTTCACTGAGATCCAAATTTCTTGCCAAGTGGCAAAGTATGGttacaaaaaaacacaaatacagatagatgcacatatacatatacacatataacATCAGAAGACAGTTTAATCTTCAGTTACACAGTTTTCAAAAgccaaatatatattttggaCATGTACTTTGTCATTAAAACAATAACTGACCCCCCAGACTTTTGTCTAAGTTCAGATTGAGGCTGAAACTATTTGAAGTTGAAAGATGCACAGGAAGTAGGGTAGAAAAATTTAGCATTTATGCAAAATTAGGGAAGCTGACCAACCAAGGAAATGGCAATACTAAGCCTATCTAAATGAGCGTGACAACAAAATCAGAGGTCCAATTTGGCACTTCATTTCCAATGTAGAGAAAATTACCTTGGAAATGAGATCTGGTACCTCTCAGGTCCTAGCAGCCCATGTGATATTCAAATCTGGCTGTTAGCAGTTATACGATTGTTTCAGTTTACATTTCAGACACAGGTCAATTCGAAGCCTTATAGAAGATGCCAGGAACACAGCTCACTGAGTATTAGGCACAGCTTTCCTTATCCTGCATTTCAGGGCACCTTCCCAGCTGGCTTCAAAATTCTTCAGGACAGGGACTGGATTTGCTCTCTGTTCAGAAACACAGTACTCAGAAGTGCATATTCCCAATATTACAAGGCAAGCTCAGGGAAGCCTGACCACTCTCCCAGTTTGCTCTGAAGTAAGACATGGGTGAATAGGTGTTGAAGTTCAGCCTTGGAGGCACTATGATGTTAATCAAAATGTTGTCCCTGATGATCTCAAGTCCTTGGGGGTTCTCAAAACCTGGTGGGGGGATGTTTCCAACAAGCAGTACATAGCAAACACTGACTGCACCATTGGGAGCAGTCTGCTACCAGGACTGCAGCTCTATTCCATGCTGGAAATGCCCAAAATCTTCTCAAGCAGCTGGACTCTGGGCGTGGGAAAGATGAGGAACCTCTTTGCATACTCTTAAGGACTAAGCAGCTCATCCCAGTTTTAAGACTGTAGCTTTTTCCCACTCCCAGCAATCCCAGGAAGTCTGATTCTCTGTTTCAACATGCTGAAAATTCAGGCTAAAGCCTCATACATGTTTGCAGGCTTGTGCCTGTGGATTGTTGCACTGGAGAAGCTGTTCTGATGATGTAACTTTCAGTTAGCAGTATGGATTTGACTGCTACAGCTTTAATGGTGTGAATCCTAACAGCAGCATCCATTGCATCACTGGGAAAGTAATTTCATTATGTTTTTGTACTGTTTGGGAAGAAGTGTAAATTCACCATTCACATGGTGGGCTTAGAACTGCTGCTTTAATTATACCAATCTGATTAAAGCAGCAAAAGCTTAATGTACGAAAGAATCATTGCCATACTGGTTTTAGATTGATGTCTCATTTGAGGCAAGATTTGTGTTGCATCCCCACTTCTTATGGAACCAGGGTGGGAGTATaggtctttaaaagaaagacttttgaagttttgctttgtaaGGAAAAATCTAGGTCTTCAATCCTGTTTTCTACAAGTTACAGTAGTTTTGTTTGACTGAGACAATCTTGCCAAGTCAGAGTTTATTTCTGATGACAAGACGTgacttctctttcctttagGTGCACTCAATGGATTTTGATGATACGTGGCACCCAGCCACACACCCATCTGGAGCCATCCTCCCTGCTGTGATTGCACTCTCAGAGGCCtttcctcagaagaaaaaaatctcaggtcTTGATCTGCTCTTAGCTTTCAATGTGGGAATTGAAGTGCAAGGCAGGCTGCTGCGCTTCTCCAGCGAAGCCAGGAATATTCCAAAAAGGTACGTAGGTCCAAGTAGATACTTGACTGGAAGACGTTTTTTTCTCAACGTTAATATACTTTCCTTAATTACAGTTAAATTACTAATGACacagttcatatttttcatgttgtttgtctgaaggtgttcaaggcttggatgaggctttgagcaacctgatccagtggaaggtgtccctgcccctggcacgagtgttggaactggatgatctctaaggtcccttccaacccaaaccattccatgattctatgaaatttagGAAAGGTTCATCTTAAACATAAATACACTTATATGACTCCTTACAGCTTAGCTATTATATTTCTCTTCTAGAGCCTTGATCAGTTTGGAAGGAGGTGATGATCTCCTGATTagctaaaagcagcagcaaagaacaGTGTTTAATAATGGAGGTGTCAGGCTGTCGTGAATACATAAGGTCATGCCTCTTTTGCAAACAGTGGCTTGCTTTGGGAAGAAAGCAGTCACAGGTGCTGGGCTCAGAGCAGAGCCCAAGACAGAGACAGCTTTAGAGGAAAGCCTTGAAGTGTGGGTTGGCCTAGATATCTTCTtgctattttctgtgtgttcctTCTACCAGTTCTGCAAAACTCATTCTGAATAACAAAACTTGCCTCCCccaaaatgaataatttatagATGACTATAAATTATTCACAGATAATTTATAGATGACTATGAACTTTGACCCTTTTGCCATTGTTCTATTCAGTATGCCTTGAAGAATGAGCAGTTCTAATATTTCAGTTGCTTTCCGGGGAAGATTATTGTATGCGGTACTATTCCAGTTTAACTTGTTCTTAGGGAAAAGCAACAACTTTTTCCATTAGAAGTGCATATGAATACTGAATGTATGTTTCTTCACAATCCGATTAATCTTCTAtagcagtgaaagaaaactgGAGCTTGTCTATCTAGTGTGTTCAGGtgacattttgaaatacagtaatgaagaaattttgttttctcaggtTTCACCCACCAACTGTGGTTGGTACGATGGGAAGTGCAGCAGCTTGTGCTAAACTGCTAGCTTTTGACCGGCTGAAATGTAAAAACACTTTGGCTATTGCTGCCTCTTATGCGGGTGCCCCACTGGCTAATGCAGCAACCCAAACAAAGCCCCTCCACGTTGGCAATGCTGCCAAGCACGGACTGGAAGCAGCCTGCTTAGCATCCCAGGGCCttcaaggaaacaaacagaTCTTGGACATGGAGTCAGGGATAGGTGCCTTTTACACAGATTACAACCCACAGACTCTGCCAAACTTGCAGTCCTATCCCTGGCTGTTAGACCAACAAGACGTGGCCATCAAACGCTTTCCTGCTCATCTTGGAACACACTGGGTGGCAGATGCAGCATCTTCTGTTAGAAGGAAGCTTGTAGAGAGCTGTGACAACTTGCTCCCTCTTGATAAAATTGAAAAAGTCATTCTGAAAGTCCCAGAAGTCAAATATGTGAACAGACCCAGCCCTACCTCAGAGCATGAAGCTCG comes from the Cuculus canorus isolate bCucCan1 chromosome 1, bCucCan1.pri, whole genome shotgun sequence genome and includes:
- the ACOD1 gene encoding cis-aconitate decarboxylase translates to MWAKTITGNFANVIHGLNANHLTDQVIQRSKRMILDTLGVGLLGTRTEVCHKVTQYSKIYSSDTSSTIWGHLDFQLPPLYAAFVNGVAVHSMDFDDTWHPATHPSGAILPAVIALSEAFPQKKKISGLDLLLAFNVGIEVQGRLLRFSSEARNIPKRFHPPTVVGTMGSAAACAKLLAFDRLKCKNTLAIAASYAGAPLANAATQTKPLHVGNAAKHGLEAACLASQGLQGNKQILDMESGIGAFYTDYNPQTLPNLQSYPWLLDQQDVAIKRFPAHLGTHWVADAASSVRRKLVESCDNLLPLDKIEKVILKVPEVKYVNRPSPTSEHEARHSFQFVACSALLDGSMSVQSFANENIHRPALRELLGKTQLEHPTDNTPSFESLYCEVCVTLRDGTTISDRCDTFYGHWRKPLKKEDLEKKFQSNASSVLPAEATERIIETVYNLEKVEDCSVLSTFLSGQ